The segment ACCGGCTTCTGGCCAGCGATCAGTTCCAGGTCGTTCGCAGCCGACTGGACCTTCTTTGAATCGTTGACGGCCTCACCGACACCGATGTTGAGAACGATCTTGTCGAGCTTCGGAACCTGCATCGGGTTCGCATAGCCGAACTCTTCGACCATCTTCTCACGGATAACGTCGTTGTAGACCTTCTTGAGCCGCGGCTCGTAAGCAACCTCAGCCATCGACCACTTCTCCCGAACGCTTGGCGAAACGAACCTTCCGCCCGTCGTTGAGTTCCTTGAAACCGATCCGGCTCGGCTTGCCGTCCTTGGGATCGGCGACCGCGAGATTGGAAAGGTGGATCGGGGCCTCCTTGGAGATGATCCCGCCTTCGGTCTGCGCGGTCTGACGCTGATGCCGGCGAACCATGTTCACGCCGCGAACGAGCGCGCGGTTCTCATCCGGAATCACCTTGATGACCTCTCCGGTGCGACCTTTGTCGCGACCGGCGAGAACGACGACGTTGTCGCCCTTTTTGATTTTCGCCGCCATCACAACACCTCCGGCGCAAGCGAAATGATCTTCATGTGCCGCTTGGCGCGCAACTCACGCGGCACGGGGCCGAAGATGCGCGTGCCGACCGGCTCGCTCTTGTTGTCCACAAGCACCGCGGCGTTGCGGTCGAAGCGAATGACGGAACCGTCCGGGCGGCGGATGTCCTTCGCGGTACGAACCACGACGGCCTTCATCACCTGTCCCTTTTTGACGCGCCCACGCGGCGTCGCTTCTTTCACGCTCACCACGATGACATCGCCGACGCTCGCATACTTGCGCTTGGAGCCACCGAGCACCTTGATGCACATGACACGACGCGCACCGGAGTTATCCGCGACGTCGAGGTTTGTTTGCATCTGAATCATGACTGGCCGCCTCGTCTTTTCGGACCACTCGCCTTACGGCCAGCGAGGATCCGGTGTCCCTGTTTTTTAGTCCGCAGCCGCACCGACCGGGCCGACAACGACCCAGCGTTTCGTCTTCGACATCGGACGGCTCTCTTCGATCAGCACCATATCGCCGACCTTGAACCGGTTTTCCGCATCGTGCGCATGGTACTTCTTGGACCGGCGCACGGTTTTCTTGAACAGCGGGTGCGTGAAACGACGTTCCACACGGATCACCACTGTCTTGTCGGCTTTGTCGCTAACCACGACGCCCTGCAATAGGCGCTTCGGCATCTCAATTCTCCGTTACGCGCTCTGAGCCACGCTCTTTTCGTTCAAAACAGTTTTGATCCGGGCGATATCGCGGCGCACCTGCCGGACTCGCGCGGTGTTCTCGAGCTGGCCCGTTGCCCGCTGAAAGCGCAGGTTGAACTGCTCCTTCTTCAGCTTTCCGAGTTCATCGGACAGCTGGTCAACGGACATCGCCTTGACGTCACTCGCCTTCATGGCTCTACCCTCGTATCTCTCTCGCCTATTCGGCGATGCGCTGCACGAACCGCGTACGGATCGGCAACTTGGCGGCACCCAGACGCAGCGCCTCGCGGGCGATCGGCTCGGCGACACCGTCGATTTCGAACACGATCCGGCCCGGCTTGACCCGTGCCGCCCAGTATTCCGGCGTGCCCTTACCCTTACCCATGCGGACTTCGGTCGGCTTCTTCGAAACCGGGACGTCCGGGAAGATGCGGATCCACACGCGGCCGGCACGCTTCATGT is part of the Hyphomicrobiales bacterium genome and harbors:
- a CDS encoding 50S ribosomal protein L24, translated to MAAKIKKGDNVVVLAGRDKGRTGEVIKVIPDENRALVRGVNMVRRHQRQTAQTEGGIISKEAPIHLSNLAVADPKDGKPSRIGFKELNDGRKVRFAKRSGEVVDG
- a CDS encoding 50S ribosomal protein L14, coding for MIQMQTNLDVADNSGARRVMCIKVLGGSKRKYASVGDVIVVSVKEATPRGRVKKGQVMKAVVVRTAKDIRRPDGSVIRFDRNAAVLVDNKSEPVGTRIFGPVPRELRAKRHMKIISLAPEVL
- a CDS encoding 30S ribosomal protein S17 encodes the protein MPKRLLQGVVVSDKADKTVVIRVERRFTHPLFKKTVRRSKKYHAHDAENRFKVGDMVLIEESRPMSKTKRWVVVGPVGAAAD
- a CDS encoding 50S ribosomal protein L29; this translates as MKASDVKAMSVDQLSDELGKLKKEQFNLRFQRATGQLENTARVRQVRRDIARIKTVLNEKSVAQSA
- a CDS encoding 50S ribosomal protein L16, producing MLQPKRTKFRKQHKGRIHGVAKGGTDLNFGSYGLKAMEPERITARQIEAARRAITRHMKRAGRVWIRIFPDVPVSKKPTEVRMGKGKGTPEYWAARVKPGRIVFEIDGVAEPIAREALRLGAAKLPIRTRFVQRIAE